From a single Eubalaena glacialis isolate mEubGla1 chromosome 15, mEubGla1.1.hap2.+ XY, whole genome shotgun sequence genomic region:
- the RAB31 gene encoding ras-related protein Rab-31 isoform X2 produces MMAIRELKVCLLGDTGVGKSSIVCRFVQDHFDHNISPTIGASFMTKTVPCGNELHKFLIWDTAGQERSSPSEGGASTLHSKENVRFEGQGFVCLLHLLCFLWLQNNTGSRSHGSGQVPSQRLWEESVSWPFTESAHSLWFVASSSTFKASSRASSSFSDSPASLFHVRGPL; encoded by the exons gaCACCGGTGTCGGGAAATCGAGCATCGTGTGTCGCTTTGTCCAGGATCACTTTGACCACAACATCAGCCCGACCATTGG GGCATCTTTTATGACCAAAACAGTGCCTTGTGGAAATGAACTTCATAAGTTCCTCATCTGGGACACTGCTGGTCAGGAACGG AGCAGCCCCTCTGAAGGCGGCGCCTCCACCCTCCACTCCAAGGAAAATGTGCGCTTTGAAGGACAGGGatttgtctgtcttcttcacCTTCTCTGTTTCCTGTGGCTTCAAAACAACACGGGCTCACGCTCTCACGGGTCTGGGCAGGTTCCTTCGCAGAGACTCTGGGAAGAATCCGTTTCCTGGCCTTTTACAGAGTCCGCCCACAGTCTTTGGTTTGTGGCTTCTTCgtccaccttcaaagccagcagcagagCATCTTcaagtttctctgactctcctgcctccctcttccatgtgagaggacccttgtga